Proteins co-encoded in one Sulfurimonas sp. HSL1-2 genomic window:
- a CDS encoding phospholipase D family protein, giving the protein MQIIADNVKLREKLVSLIDECDRIQIASAWASAGNIVVDALLQNKEKIQKLIVGTHFFQTDPKFLAAFEGFEKARVRMHEGAVFHPKIYYFDMGNNGWECLIGSANLTNAAMGNNDEIMVLVSDSDADASTAQLDIWKVMGEWEKNAKKIDNEFINFYTKLYKAKSQALQSVATPLPPKDSERTFDSEIFSLTWEEFFNEIQEFTIFEKGTIIDRDAVLSKAHQLFSTHQNFAQMGELDRKKIGGFYERIEDGLDWRWFGSMKGSGDFKKQINDNNPHISSALDLIPNDGTVTREDYLAYIDEFSKSFTEEQNRLATSTRLLTMKRPDYFMCVDSQNKRQLCRDFGIIERELNIDTYWDLITAQIINCAWWSQDPSVLTGLQRSVWNGRAAFLDALYYQNIVRSNAKPFLQSNYPELLRHKLCSSRKWEEEGDLGNWWFKFSEDDLKSYEYIVLAGALDDSNHAFKLFKIPTQYIIDHLDKLDCNAEGRMINIYLSIEDHIDLRNDYHLSFKEFCIN; this is encoded by the coding sequence ATGCAGATCATTGCCGACAACGTCAAGCTGAGAGAGAAGCTGGTCTCTTTGATAGATGAGTGTGATCGGATACAAATTGCTTCCGCCTGGGCCAGTGCCGGGAATATCGTAGTTGATGCCCTCCTTCAAAATAAAGAAAAAATACAAAAGCTCATTGTAGGGACACATTTCTTTCAGACAGATCCGAAATTTTTGGCAGCTTTCGAGGGTTTTGAAAAAGCCAGAGTCAGAATGCATGAAGGCGCCGTTTTCCATCCTAAAATCTACTATTTCGATATGGGTAACAATGGCTGGGAATGCCTGATTGGGAGTGCCAATTTGACCAATGCAGCCATGGGTAATAATGACGAGATTATGGTACTTGTCAGTGATTCAGATGCAGATGCATCGACTGCACAGCTTGATATTTGGAAAGTGATGGGAGAATGGGAAAAAAACGCCAAAAAGATAGATAATGAGTTCATCAACTTTTACACAAAGCTTTACAAGGCCAAAAGCCAGGCATTGCAAAGTGTTGCGACTCCACTGCCACCAAAGGATTCAGAACGTACATTTGACAGTGAGATTTTTTCTTTGACCTGGGAGGAGTTCTTCAATGAGATCCAGGAATTTACGATTTTTGAGAAGGGCACCATCATAGATAGAGATGCGGTATTAAGCAAGGCTCATCAGCTGTTTAGTACACATCAGAATTTCGCACAAATGGGTGAACTCGACAGGAAAAAGATCGGTGGGTTTTATGAGAGGATTGAAGACGGGTTGGACTGGCGGTGGTTCGGAAGCATGAAAGGGAGCGGAGACTTCAAAAAACAGATAAACGATAACAATCCTCATATATCAAGTGCTTTGGACCTGATACCCAACGATGGAACCGTTACACGGGAAGACTATCTCGCTTATATCGATGAATTTTCCAAGTCGTTCACGGAAGAGCAGAACAGGCTTGCTACGTCCACGAGACTGCTGACCATGAAGCGTCCTGACTATTTCATGTGCGTGGATTCGCAGAACAAAAGGCAGTTGTGCCGGGATTTTGGGATCATCGAGCGTGAGCTGAACATAGACACCTATTGGGACCTGATTACAGCGCAAATCATCAACTGTGCGTGGTGGAGCCAGGATCCATCTGTGCTTACTGGGTTGCAGCGGTCCGTATGGAATGGCAGGGCCGCATTTTTAGATGCATTGTATTATCAGAATATAGTACGTTCCAACGCGAAGCCTTTTTTACAAAGCAATTATCCCGAATTGCTGCGACATAAACTGTGTTCTAGCCGAAAATGGGAAGAAGAGGGAGACTTGGGAAATTGGTGGTTCAAGTTCTCCGAAGACGACCTCAAGAGTTATGAGTATATTGTACTCGCGGGTGCCCTGGATGATTCCAACCATGCTTTCAAACTATTCAAAATCCCGACACAATACATAATAGACCACCTTGACAAATTAGATTGTAACGCAGAAGGGCGTATGATAAATATCTATTTATCGATCGAAGACCATATCGACTTGCGTAATGACTATCATTTGAGCTTCAAAGAATTTTGTATCAACTAG